Proteins from a single region of Rhinolophus sinicus isolate RSC01 linkage group LG13, ASM3656204v1, whole genome shotgun sequence:
- the OSER1 gene encoding oxidative stress-responsive serine-rich protein 1, whose translation MKSEAKDGEEESLQTAFKKLRVDASGSVASLSVGEGPSVRASVRTAADDAKPKTICASKDSWHGSTRKSSRGAVRTQRRRRSKSPVLHPPKFIHCSAVASSSSQLKHKSQTDAPDGSSGLGISTPKEFNAGECSTSLDANHTGAVVEPLRTSVPRLPAEGKEEDSSDAAQVSQARLKANELSDFQSVSKLKQGQPCACLGQECQCKRWHDMEVYSFSGLQNVPPLAPERRSTLEDYSQSLHTRTLSGSPRSCSEQARVYVDDVTIEDLSGYMEYYLYIPKKMSHMAEMMYT comes from the exons GTCCGTAGCATCTCTGTCTGTCGGAGAAGGCCCAAGTGTCAGAGCGTCAGTCAGAACAGCGGCAGATGATGCCAAACCTAAAACCATATGTGCATCTAAAGACAGTTGGCATGG GTCTACAAGGAAGTCTTCACGAGGAGCAGTGAGAACCCAGCGTCGTCGACGTTCTAAGTCTCCTGTCCTTCATCCTCCCAAGTTTATACATTGCAGTGCAGTAGCTTCTTCCAGCAGCCAGCTCAAGCACAAAAGCCAGACTGACGCCCCTGATGGCAGCAGTGGGCTGGGAATTTCAACCCCTAAAGAGTTCAATGCAGGAGAATGCTCTACTTCTCTCGATGCTAATCACACAGGGGCAGTTGTTGAGCCTTTGAGAACTTCGGTTCCAAGGCTCCCGgcagagggtaaggaggaagaCTCCTCTGATGCTGCTCAAGTCTCCCAAGCACGTCTCAAGGCCAATGAGCTCTCTGACTTTCAATCTGTTTCCAAACTAAAGCAGGGCCAGCCATGTGCGTGCCTAGGCCAGGAGTGCCAGTGTAAGCGGTGGCACGACATGGAGGTCTATTCCTTTTCAGGCCTGCAGAATGTCCCTCCCTTGGCCCCAGAACGAAGATCCACGCTTGAGGACTACTCTCAGTCGCTTCACACCAGAACTCTGTCTGGCTCTCCCCGCTCCTGTTCTGAGCAAGCTCGAGTCTATGTGGATGATGTGACCATTGAGGACCTGTCAGGCTACATGGAATATTACTTGTATATTCCCAAGAAAATGTCCCACATGGCAGAAATGATGTACACCTGA